In Luteolibacter rhizosphaerae, the genomic window CACGCCGGAAAATGCGGACAAGCTCTTCCAAGAGTGGTCCAAGCACTGGGACATGTCGCGCAAGTTCCTGCTGGAGAAGTCCCCGCCGAACATCGTGCGGCTGCGCTACTTCCAAGGACTTTACCCGGGCTCGAAGTTCATCGTGATCCTGCGCCACCCGCTGGCCGTCTCCTACGCCACGCGGAAGTGGAGCAAGACCAGCATCCCCGACCTGCTGGAGCACTCGATCCTGTGTTACGAGCGCTTCCTCAGCGACATGAGCCACCTCAAGCACCTCGCCGTCTTCCGCTACGAGGAGTTCGTGCAGCATCCTGAGGAGACCCTCGCGGAAATTACGGACTGGCTCGGCATGCAGCGCGTATCCCTCAAGCACGAGGTGCGGGCCGACGTAAACGGAGCCTACTTCAAGACCTACCGGGAGGAACGCGGCTCCTTCCTGAACAAGTTCAAGCCCTCCTTCGCGAACATGCCGGAGAAGTTCGAAGCCCGCGCCAACTCCCTCGGCTACAGCATCGAGGACCCGGAGAAGCTCGTGAGCGTCCCTTGGCTTGGCCTGCACGGCGGCTGACCCGCCACCGACCCATTCACTCTCGACAAAAAGAGCCCCGGATTGGAAAAACCCGGCCCCGGCGAACGGCATGCTTTTCAACTCCTACACCTACCTCCTGCTCTTCCTGCCGTTGGTGGCGCTGGGGTTCCACCTTCTCCGGAACAGCAAGCTGAGGCTCGCGCTGGGCTGGCTGGTGGTCACCTCGCTGGTCTTCTACGGGGTCTGGAATCCGGACCCGACCCAGCCATGGAGTCCGAAATACGTGCTGATGATCCTGGCATCATGCACGTTCAACTATTTCCTAGGGAAGAGGTTATCCGCACTGAAGCACTCCCGCCCCGGGAAGCTGCTGCTGGGCTTCGGGGTCGGGGCGAACTTGCTGGCGCTGGGCTACTTCAAGTATGCGGGCTTCTTGGCGGGGATCTCCCAGGACCTCATGGGCTGGCCCGCGGTGGTGCCGCAGATCGTGCTGCCGCTCGCGATCTCCTTCTTCACCTTCCTGCAGATCGCCTACCTGGTGGATGCGTGGCGCGGGGAGACAGAGGAGTATCACTTCACGGACTACCTGCTTTTCGTGACTTTCTTCCCGCACCTGATCGCGGGCCCGCTGATCCACCACCGGGAGATGATGCCCCAGTTCGCGCGGAACAAGAACCGCGGGCTGCGCTCGAACGACATGTCAGTAGGCATCACCCTGCTGGCGCTCGGTCTTTTCAAGAAGGTGGTGGTGGCGGACTACCTCGCCCGCACCGCTTCCCCGATTTTCGATCTGGCCGCCGGGGAGGGCCGGGACCCGACCATGGCGGAGGCCTGGGCCGGAGCCCTTTCCTACAGCCTCCAGCTCTACTTCGATTTCTCCGGCTATTCGGACATGGCTCTCGGCTCGGCGCGGATCTTCGGCATCCGCTTCCCGCTGAACTTCCACTCGCCCTACAAGGCGACCTCAATCGTGGACTTCTGGCGGCGCTGGCACATCACCCTGTCCCGCTTCCTGCGCGACTACCTCTACATCCCTCTGGGCGGCAACCGGAAGGGGCCCTCCCGGCGCTACGTGAACCTCTTCGTCACCATGCTGCTGGGCGGCCTGTGGCACGGCGCGGGCTGGACCTTCATCGTCTGGGGCGCCCTGCACGGTGCCCTGCTTTGCCTGAACCACGCGTGGTTCGGCCTGCGCAAGAAGCTCTCGATTGGCGCGATTCCGAAGCCGCTGGCGATCGGGATGACCTTTTTCGCCATCATGATCGGCTGGGTGTTCTTCCGCGCGCACGACTTCCACTCGGCCAAGACCATGCTCGCCGCGATGTTCGGCTTCGAGGGCTGGAGCGCGTGGCCGCCGGACTCGATGATGGTGGTGAAGGAGGACCGCGCGTGGAAGCCGATCATCGGCGGCCTGCTGCTGTGCTGGTTCTTCCCGAACACGCAGCAATTCATGAAGCGCTACCTGCCGGCGCTGGGGATGAAGGAGTTCAAGGATCTCCGCCCCGGCCCTCACCGCTGGTGGCACTGGCGGCCCACCATTCCTTGGGCCATTTTCACCCTCGCGATCCTCTACGGGGTGGGGCGTGAGTTCGACAAGGTGAGCGAGTTCATCTACTTCCAGTTCTAACGGCAGCGTATGCTTTTCAACAGCTACACCTTCCTCGTTCTCTTCCTGCCGCTCACGCTGGTGGTCTTCCAGCTCCTGCGCCGCGGCAACCAGCGCATGGCCATGGGCTGGCTGGTGGCGATGAGCCTGCTCTACTACGGCTGGTGGAACCCGGACCCGAGCAAGCCGTGGACGCCCTTCTACCTGATCCTGATCTGCACCTCCTGCATGATCAATTTCTGGATCGGCAGGTTCCTCGCCGCGCACACCTTCACGCCGAAGGGGCGGCTAATCCTGGGACTGGGCTTAACGGCCAACCTCGGGGTGCTCTTTTACTACAAGTACATCGGCCTCTTCGAGCGGACGATGGAGGCGCTCACCCTCGGGAAGTTCTCGATCCCCGATGTGGTCCTGCCGCTGGGTTTGTCCTTCTTCACCTTCCAGAAGATCGCCTTTCTGGTGGATGCCTACCGGGGCAAGACCAGCAAGTATAACTTCCTGGACTTCCTGCTCTTCGTCACCTTCTTCCCGCAACTGATCGCGGGGCCGATCGTGCACCACAACGAGATCATGCCGCAGATCCAGCGGACGGTCTCCCCTTCCCGCCGTTCGGTGGACTTGTCGGTGGGGATCAGCCTCTTCGCGATGGGCCTCTTCAAGAAGGTGGTGATCGCGGATAACCTCGCGATGGTGGCCAACCCGCTCTTCGGTGCGGTGGCCGCTGCGGGAGGGCGCGACCTGACCATGCTGGAGGCGTGGGCCGCGGCGATCTCCTACTCCCTGCAGCTTTACTTCGATTTCTCCGGTTACTCGGACATGGCGATCGGCGCGGCGCGGATGTTCGGCATCAAGCTTCCGGTGAACTTCCACTCGCCCTACAAGGCGACCTCAATCGTGGACTTCTGGCGGCGCTGGCACATCACGCTGTCCCGCTTCCTGCGCGACTACGTTTACTTCTCGCTGGGCGGCAACCGCAAGGGACCCATCCTGCGCTATTCGAACCTATTGATCACGATGCTGCTGGGTGGCCTGTGGCACGGTGCCGGCTGGACCTACATCCTCTGGGGCGGCATGCACGGTCTCTTCCTCTGCGTGAACCACGCTTGGTTCGCCCTGCGCAAGAAGCTCTCGATCCCGGCGCTGCCGAAGCCGCTGGCGATCTTCCTGACCTTCGTGGTGGTCGTCGCCGCCTGGGTGCCGTTCCGCGCCGGTGCCTTCGAGCTCGCGGCGAATGGATCGGCGCAGGAAGCCCTGCGCGCCACCAAGTCCATCCTCGCCTCGATGTTCGGTCTGAACGGCTTCGAAGGCTGGCCGAATGCGGCGGCCTCCGAAGTGAAGTTCAGTTGGGCGATGCGCGCGATGTCCTGCGTGCTGATCGTCTGGCTGATGCCGAATTCCCAGCAGGTTATGCGCCGCTACTTCCCGTCCATCGGCCTGCGCGGCCTGCTGGCGAAGACAAGCATGCCGGGCCCGCGACGCTTCTGGCAGTGGCGGCCCACCTGGCAGTGGACCGTCTTCAC contains:
- a CDS encoding MBOAT family O-acyltransferase, whose translation is MLFNSYTFLVLFLPLTLVVFQLLRRGNQRMAMGWLVAMSLLYYGWWNPDPSKPWTPFYLILICTSCMINFWIGRFLAAHTFTPKGRLILGLGLTANLGVLFYYKYIGLFERTMEALTLGKFSIPDVVLPLGLSFFTFQKIAFLVDAYRGKTSKYNFLDFLLFVTFFPQLIAGPIVHHNEIMPQIQRTVSPSRRSVDLSVGISLFAMGLFKKVVIADNLAMVANPLFGAVAAAGGRDLTMLEAWAAAISYSLQLYFDFSGYSDMAIGAARMFGIKLPVNFHSPYKATSIVDFWRRWHITLSRFLRDYVYFSLGGNRKGPILRYSNLLITMLLGGLWHGAGWTYILWGGMHGLFLCVNHAWFALRKKLSIPALPKPLAIFLTFVVVVAAWVPFRAGAFELAANGSAQEALRATKSILASMFGLNGFEGWPNAAASEVKFSWAMRAMSCVLIVWLMPNSQQVMRRYFPSIGLRGLLAKTSMPGPRRFWQWRPTWQWTVFTVILVMGSIYEFDKVSEFIYFQF
- a CDS encoding MBOAT family O-acyltransferase, encoding MLFNSYTYLLLFLPLVALGFHLLRNSKLRLALGWLVVTSLVFYGVWNPDPTQPWSPKYVLMILASCTFNYFLGKRLSALKHSRPGKLLLGFGVGANLLALGYFKYAGFLAGISQDLMGWPAVVPQIVLPLAISFFTFLQIAYLVDAWRGETEEYHFTDYLLFVTFFPHLIAGPLIHHREMMPQFARNKNRGLRSNDMSVGITLLALGLFKKVVVADYLARTASPIFDLAAGEGRDPTMAEAWAGALSYSLQLYFDFSGYSDMALGSARIFGIRFPLNFHSPYKATSIVDFWRRWHITLSRFLRDYLYIPLGGNRKGPSRRYVNLFVTMLLGGLWHGAGWTFIVWGALHGALLCLNHAWFGLRKKLSIGAIPKPLAIGMTFFAIMIGWVFFRAHDFHSAKTMLAAMFGFEGWSAWPPDSMMVVKEDRAWKPIIGGLLLCWFFPNTQQFMKRYLPALGMKEFKDLRPGPHRWWHWRPTIPWAIFTLAILYGVGREFDKVSEFIYFQF
- a CDS encoding sulfotransferase family protein, translated to MIEHQMVFIGGLHRSGTSLVHEILRGSPEAAGFIKTGYPQDEGQFLQTVYPRASVYGGPGRFGFDKASHMDEGHPLCTPENADKLFQEWSKHWDMSRKFLLEKSPPNIVRLRYFQGLYPGSKFIVILRHPLAVSYATRKWSKTSIPDLLEHSILCYERFLSDMSHLKHLAVFRYEEFVQHPEETLAEITDWLGMQRVSLKHEVRADVNGAYFKTYREERGSFLNKFKPSFANMPEKFEARANSLGYSIEDPEKLVSVPWLGLHGG